One Cryptomeria japonica chromosome 9, Sugi_1.0, whole genome shotgun sequence genomic window carries:
- the LOC131858434 gene encoding uncharacterized protein LOC131858434 — protein sequence MWEIWKERNRHIFVDKKESLERLKNRISNALKETVGAAAWQFFNLKVSFTLDDRLIQSMWPDIKLRPVNRLDWVQSSSSLQQEVVWENPSEACMKENFDGASQGSPGPLGVGFILRDWNEWVIFWGAKRIDLGTNNIAKVCAALMAVIFCRQAGVSKLHLEGDSLVIIQAIMKGSIEA from the coding sequence ATGTGGgagatatggaaggaaagaaataggcaTATTTTTGTGGACAAGAAGGAGTCTTTGGAGAGATTAAAAAATAGAATTAGTAATGCCCTCAAGGAGACGGTGGGAGCTGCAGCTTGGCAGTTTTTTAATCTGAAGGTGTCATTTACTTTGGATGATAGATTAATTCAATCTATGTGGCCAGACATTAAGTTGAGGCCCGTTAATAGGCTTGACTGGGTTCAATCTAGCTCTTCTTTGCAACAGGAGGTAGTTTGGGAAAATCCTTCGGAGGCTTGCATGAAagaaaattttgatggtgcttcacaGGGTAGCCCAGGACCATTAGGTGTAGGATTTATTCTTAGGGATTGGAATGAGTGGGTGATTTTTTGGGGGGCAAAGAGAATTGATTTAGGGACAAATAATATTGCAAAAGTATGTGCGGCTTTGATGGCAGTTATATTTTGTAGGCAAGCGGGGGTGAGTAAGCTTCACTTGGAAGGGGATTCGTTGGTGATCATACAAGCAATTATGAAAGGGTCAATTGAGGCATGA